A single window of Pyrus communis chromosome 10, drPyrComm1.1, whole genome shotgun sequence DNA harbors:
- the LOC137746976 gene encoding uncharacterized protein isoform X2, with amino-acid sequence MAWVSLPVVGLFLVWWWMGLATVKADYIMYKDPTQPAAARVGDLLSRMTLEEKIGQMVQIDRSVASIDAMKTYFIGSVLSGGGSAPLPEASAEDWVNMINGFQKGALSSRLGIPMIYGIDAVHGHNNVYNATIFPHNVGLGATRDPELVRRIGSATALEARATGIPYVFAPCIAVCRDPRWGRCYESYSEDHKIVQEMTEIIPGLQGDIPANSQKGAPYVGGNKKVAACAKHFVGDGGTSKGINEYDTVIDQQELLSIHMPAYSDSIIKGVSTVMISYSSWNGEKMHANRDLITDFLKGTLKFKGFVISDWEGIDRITSPPHSNYTYSVQAAVLAGIDMVMVPINYKEFINDLINLVENNVVPMDRIDDAVGRILLVKFTMGLFENPLADFSLVNELGSQDHRDLAREAVRKSVVLLKNGKSGNITDPVIPLPKKVSKILVTGSHADNLGYQCGGWTIAWQGFSGNNYTTGTTILGAIKSAVDSSTEVIYSENPDGNFVKSNNFAYAIVVVGEHPYAETAGDSPNLTMVEPGPSVISNVCDSVKCIVILITGRPIVIEPYISSIDALVAAWLPGSEGQGITDVLFGDHGFSGKLPRTWFKTVDQLPMNVGDSHYDPLFPFGFGLETESVKELVTRSTSAGVVARPCILIVVVALILSL; translated from the exons ATGGCTTGGGTTTCGTTACCAGTGGTgggtttgtttttggtttggtgGTGGATGGGTTTGGCTACGGTCAAGGCTGATTACATCATGTACAAAGATCCAACCCAACCAGCAGCTGCTCGAGTTGGGGACCTTCTTAGCAGGATGACTCTTGAAGAGAAGATTGGTCAGATGGTGCAGATTGATAGGAGTGTTGCCTCTATCGATGCTATGAAAACTTACTTCATTG GTAGTGTATTGAGCGGTGGTGGCAGTGCACCACTTCCAGAAGCTAGTGCTGAAGACTGGGTTAACATGATTAATGGATTTCAGAAGGGAGCTCTATCTAGTCGTTTGGGCATTCCGATGATCTATGGCATTGATGCTGTTCATGGACACAATAATGTCTACAATGCTACAATATTTCCGCATAATGTTGGGCTTGGAGCTACCAG GGACCCTGAACTGGTACGAAGAATTGGTTCTGCAACTGCTCTTGAAGCCCGAGCTACAGGGATTCCTTATGTATTTGCTCCTTGCATTGCG GTATGTAGAGATCCAAGATGGGGCCGGTGTTACGAAAGCTACAGCGAAGATCACAAAATTGTGCAAGAAATGACGGAGATTATTCCAGGTTTACAGGGAGATATCCCTGCAAATTCTCAGAAAGGAGCGCCATATGTTGGTGGAAA TAAAAAGGTTGCAGCTTGTGCAAAGCACTTCGTTGGTGATGGTGGCACGAGCAAGGGCATTAATGAGTACGACACTGTGATTGACCAACAGGAATTGCTTAGCATCCACATGCCTGCCTATTCTGACTCCATCATCAAGGGTGTCTCAACCGTGATGATTTCCTACTCCAGTTGGAATGGGGAAAAGATGCATGCAAACCGTGATCTAATTACGGACTTCCTCAAGGGCACCCTTAAATTTAAG GGTTTTGTTATATCAGACTGGGAGGGTATTGACAGGATTACCTCGCCGCCACATTCAAACTACACATACTCTGTCCAAGCTGCAGTTCTAGCTGGAATTGACATG gTCATGGTCCCTATCAACTATAAAGAATTCATTAATGATCTCATTAACCTGGTCGAGAATAACGTTGTCCCAATGGATCGTATTGATGATGCTGTGGGAAGGATTCTGCTTGTCAAGTTCACCATGGGTCTTTTTGAGAACCCATTGGCTGATTTCAGCCTAGTCAACGAGCTTGGAAGCCAG GATCATAGAGATTTGGCAAGGGAGGCTGTCAGAAAATCCGTTGTGCTTTTGAAGAATGGGAAAAGCGGGAATATTACAGATCCAGTCATACCTCTTCCCAAGAAGGTGTCTAAAATTCTAGTCACCGGCAGTCATGCTGATAATCTGGGCTACCAATGTGGTGGATGGACAATTGCATGGCAAGGATTCAGTGGCAACAATTATACAACCG GGACTACGATCCTTGGTGCTATAAAATCAGCAGTCGACTCAAGCACAGAAGTTATCTACAGTGAGAATCCTGATGGTAATTTTGTAAAGTCCAACAACTTTGCATATGCCATCGTTGTGGTTGGCGAGCATCCTTATGCTGAGACTGCAGGAGACAGCCCAAACCTAACGATGGTGGAACCTGGCCCAAGTGTCATCAGCAATGTGTGTGATAGTGTCAAGTGCATTGTTATCTTAATAACTGGCAGACCTATTGTAATAGAACCATATATTTCCTCGATTGATGCTCTGGTGGCAGCATGGTTGCCAGGCTCTGAAGGCCAAGGCATTACTGATGTCCTTTTTGGGGATCATGGATTTAGTGGAAAGCTTCCAAGAACATGGTTCAAAACTGTCGATCAACTCCCAATGAATGTTGGTGATTCACACTATGATCCTCTTTTCCCGTTTGGGTTCGGACTGGAAACTGAGTCAGTAAAGGAGCTTGTAACAAG GTCGACCTCAGCTGGTGTTGTTGCAAGGCCATGCATACTTATCGTTGTGGTTGCTCTGATTCTTAGCCTATAG
- the LOC137746976 gene encoding uncharacterized protein isoform X1: protein MVRANDGQCVIRVFRVWFTRVKKDPFTMAWVSLPVVGLFLVWWWMGLATVKADYIMYKDPTQPAAARVGDLLSRMTLEEKIGQMVQIDRSVASIDAMKTYFIGSVLSGGGSAPLPEASAEDWVNMINGFQKGALSSRLGIPMIYGIDAVHGHNNVYNATIFPHNVGLGATRDPELVRRIGSATALEARATGIPYVFAPCIAVCRDPRWGRCYESYSEDHKIVQEMTEIIPGLQGDIPANSQKGAPYVGGNKKVAACAKHFVGDGGTSKGINEYDTVIDQQELLSIHMPAYSDSIIKGVSTVMISYSSWNGEKMHANRDLITDFLKGTLKFKGFVISDWEGIDRITSPPHSNYTYSVQAAVLAGIDMVMVPINYKEFINDLINLVENNVVPMDRIDDAVGRILLVKFTMGLFENPLADFSLVNELGSQDHRDLAREAVRKSVVLLKNGKSGNITDPVIPLPKKVSKILVTGSHADNLGYQCGGWTIAWQGFSGNNYTTGTTILGAIKSAVDSSTEVIYSENPDGNFVKSNNFAYAIVVVGEHPYAETAGDSPNLTMVEPGPSVISNVCDSVKCIVILITGRPIVIEPYISSIDALVAAWLPGSEGQGITDVLFGDHGFSGKLPRTWFKTVDQLPMNVGDSHYDPLFPFGFGLETESVKELVTRSTSAGVVARPCILIVVVALILSL from the exons ATGGTTAGAGCAAATGATGGACAGTGTGTAATTCGGGTCTTTCGTGTTTGGTTTACCAGAGTGAAAAAGGATCCATTTACAATGGCTTGGGTTTCGTTACCAGTGGTgggtttgtttttggtttggtgGTGGATGGGTTTGGCTACGGTCAAGGCTGATTACATCATGTACAAAGATCCAACCCAACCAGCAGCTGCTCGAGTTGGGGACCTTCTTAGCAGGATGACTCTTGAAGAGAAGATTGGTCAGATGGTGCAGATTGATAGGAGTGTTGCCTCTATCGATGCTATGAAAACTTACTTCATTG GTAGTGTATTGAGCGGTGGTGGCAGTGCACCACTTCCAGAAGCTAGTGCTGAAGACTGGGTTAACATGATTAATGGATTTCAGAAGGGAGCTCTATCTAGTCGTTTGGGCATTCCGATGATCTATGGCATTGATGCTGTTCATGGACACAATAATGTCTACAATGCTACAATATTTCCGCATAATGTTGGGCTTGGAGCTACCAG GGACCCTGAACTGGTACGAAGAATTGGTTCTGCAACTGCTCTTGAAGCCCGAGCTACAGGGATTCCTTATGTATTTGCTCCTTGCATTGCG GTATGTAGAGATCCAAGATGGGGCCGGTGTTACGAAAGCTACAGCGAAGATCACAAAATTGTGCAAGAAATGACGGAGATTATTCCAGGTTTACAGGGAGATATCCCTGCAAATTCTCAGAAAGGAGCGCCATATGTTGGTGGAAA TAAAAAGGTTGCAGCTTGTGCAAAGCACTTCGTTGGTGATGGTGGCACGAGCAAGGGCATTAATGAGTACGACACTGTGATTGACCAACAGGAATTGCTTAGCATCCACATGCCTGCCTATTCTGACTCCATCATCAAGGGTGTCTCAACCGTGATGATTTCCTACTCCAGTTGGAATGGGGAAAAGATGCATGCAAACCGTGATCTAATTACGGACTTCCTCAAGGGCACCCTTAAATTTAAG GGTTTTGTTATATCAGACTGGGAGGGTATTGACAGGATTACCTCGCCGCCACATTCAAACTACACATACTCTGTCCAAGCTGCAGTTCTAGCTGGAATTGACATG gTCATGGTCCCTATCAACTATAAAGAATTCATTAATGATCTCATTAACCTGGTCGAGAATAACGTTGTCCCAATGGATCGTATTGATGATGCTGTGGGAAGGATTCTGCTTGTCAAGTTCACCATGGGTCTTTTTGAGAACCCATTGGCTGATTTCAGCCTAGTCAACGAGCTTGGAAGCCAG GATCATAGAGATTTGGCAAGGGAGGCTGTCAGAAAATCCGTTGTGCTTTTGAAGAATGGGAAAAGCGGGAATATTACAGATCCAGTCATACCTCTTCCCAAGAAGGTGTCTAAAATTCTAGTCACCGGCAGTCATGCTGATAATCTGGGCTACCAATGTGGTGGATGGACAATTGCATGGCAAGGATTCAGTGGCAACAATTATACAACCG GGACTACGATCCTTGGTGCTATAAAATCAGCAGTCGACTCAAGCACAGAAGTTATCTACAGTGAGAATCCTGATGGTAATTTTGTAAAGTCCAACAACTTTGCATATGCCATCGTTGTGGTTGGCGAGCATCCTTATGCTGAGACTGCAGGAGACAGCCCAAACCTAACGATGGTGGAACCTGGCCCAAGTGTCATCAGCAATGTGTGTGATAGTGTCAAGTGCATTGTTATCTTAATAACTGGCAGACCTATTGTAATAGAACCATATATTTCCTCGATTGATGCTCTGGTGGCAGCATGGTTGCCAGGCTCTGAAGGCCAAGGCATTACTGATGTCCTTTTTGGGGATCATGGATTTAGTGGAAAGCTTCCAAGAACATGGTTCAAAACTGTCGATCAACTCCCAATGAATGTTGGTGATTCACACTATGATCCTCTTTTCCCGTTTGGGTTCGGACTGGAAACTGAGTCAGTAAAGGAGCTTGTAACAAG GTCGACCTCAGCTGGTGTTGTTGCAAGGCCATGCATACTTATCGTTGTGGTTGCTCTGATTCTTAGCCTATAG